A genomic region of Gadus macrocephalus chromosome 5, ASM3116895v1 contains the following coding sequences:
- the LOC132458233 gene encoding mitochondrial basic amino acids transporter isoform X1 produces the protein MALDFAAGCFGGAAGVLVGHPFDTVKVRLQIQSVDKPLYRGTYHCFQSIIRQESMLGLYKGIGSPMMGLTFINAIVFGVQGNAMRYLGRDTPANQFLAGASAGLIQCVICCPMELAKTRMQMQGTGEKKKSSRKLYKNSLDCLVRIYRREGIRGINRGMVTTVIRETPGFGIYFLAYDVLTRRLGCEPDDPYMIPKLLFAGGMSGIASWLSTYPVDVIKSRLQADGMGGVHQYNGIADCVRQSLKKEGWRVFTRGLTSTLLRAFPVNATTFASVTLFLMYMRQGDGSALQDCETQAVSVEPTSM, from the exons ATGGCTTTGGACTTCGCCGCGGGTTGCTTTGGAG GCGCTGCTGGTGTTTTGGTTGGACATCCTTTTGATACAGTAAAG GTGAGGCTCCAAATTCAGAGTGTGGATAAACCCCTCTACAGGGGGACCTACCACTGCTTCCAGTCCATCATACGCCAGGAGTCG ATGCTGGGCCTGTACAAGGGCATCGGCTCTCCCATGATGGGGCTGACGTTCATCAACGCCATCGTGTTCGGCGTCCAGGGCAACGCCATGCGCTACCTGGGCCGCGACACGCCGGCCAACCAGTTCCTGGCGGGCGCGTCGGCGGGCCTCATCCAGTGCGTCATCTGCTGTCCCATGGAGCTGGCCAAGACGCGCATGCAGATGCAGGGCACGGGCGAGAAGAAGAAGTCCTCGCGGAAGCTGTACAAGAACTCCCTGGACTGCCTGGTGCGGATCTACCGCCGGGAGGGCATCCGGGGCATCAACCGCGGCATGGTCACCACCGTCATCCGCGAGACGCCGGGCTTCGGCATCTACTTCCTGGCGTACGACGTGCTGACGCGGCGCCTGGGCTGCGAGCCCGACGACCCCTACATGATCCCCAAGCTGCTGTTCGCCGGCGGCATGTCGGGCATCGCCTCCTGGCTCTCCACCTACCCCGTGGACGTGATCAAGTCCCGCCTCCAGGCGGACGGGATGGGCGGGGTCCACCAGTACAACGGCATCGCCGACTGCGTGCGGCAGAGCCTGAAGAAGGAGGGCTGGCGGGTGTTCACGCGCGGCCTCACGTCCACGCTGCTGCGCGCCTTCCCCGTCAACGCCACCACCTTCGCCAGTGTGACGCTCTTCCTGATGTACATGCGCCAGGGCGATGGCTCCGCCCTCCAGGACTGTGAGACACAGGCTGTTTCGGTGGAGCCCACCAGCATGTAA
- the LOC132458233 gene encoding mitochondrial basic amino acids transporter isoform X2, translating into MLGLYKGIGSPMMGLTFINAIVFGVQGNAMRYLGRDTPANQFLAGASAGLIQCVICCPMELAKTRMQMQGTGEKKKSSRKLYKNSLDCLVRIYRREGIRGINRGMVTTVIRETPGFGIYFLAYDVLTRRLGCEPDDPYMIPKLLFAGGMSGIASWLSTYPVDVIKSRLQADGMGGVHQYNGIADCVRQSLKKEGWRVFTRGLTSTLLRAFPVNATTFASVTLFLMYMRQGDGSALQDCETQAVSVEPTSM; encoded by the coding sequence ATGCTGGGCCTGTACAAGGGCATCGGCTCTCCCATGATGGGGCTGACGTTCATCAACGCCATCGTGTTCGGCGTCCAGGGCAACGCCATGCGCTACCTGGGCCGCGACACGCCGGCCAACCAGTTCCTGGCGGGCGCGTCGGCGGGCCTCATCCAGTGCGTCATCTGCTGTCCCATGGAGCTGGCCAAGACGCGCATGCAGATGCAGGGCACGGGCGAGAAGAAGAAGTCCTCGCGGAAGCTGTACAAGAACTCCCTGGACTGCCTGGTGCGGATCTACCGCCGGGAGGGCATCCGGGGCATCAACCGCGGCATGGTCACCACCGTCATCCGCGAGACGCCGGGCTTCGGCATCTACTTCCTGGCGTACGACGTGCTGACGCGGCGCCTGGGCTGCGAGCCCGACGACCCCTACATGATCCCCAAGCTGCTGTTCGCCGGCGGCATGTCGGGCATCGCCTCCTGGCTCTCCACCTACCCCGTGGACGTGATCAAGTCCCGCCTCCAGGCGGACGGGATGGGCGGGGTCCACCAGTACAACGGCATCGCCGACTGCGTGCGGCAGAGCCTGAAGAAGGAGGGCTGGCGGGTGTTCACGCGCGGCCTCACGTCCACGCTGCTGCGCGCCTTCCCCGTCAACGCCACCACCTTCGCCAGTGTGACGCTCTTCCTGATGTACATGCGCCAGGGCGATGGCTCCGCCCTCCAGGACTGTGAGACACAGGCTGTTTCGGTGGAGCCCACCAGCATGTAA
- the slc25a47b gene encoding solute carrier family 25 member 47-B isoform X1, with protein MHCADFLAGSVGGAFGVAVGYPLDTVKVRIQTQHQYTGVWHCIRSTCKNEGAKGFYKGMSMPVTTVSLSSSVVFGTYRNILQILGQLRHRSVDARPAKLDIFLSGLAGGVAQVSVMSPADIVKVRLQCQGVPMQGHAAGSPRPKYRGPVHCLLTIAREEGVLGLYKGAQALALRDGPAFATYFTTYNVICEKLSPPGQTRPEWKVVLLAGGLSGTCGWFVGTPMDVIKARLQMDWMGERRYKGFFHCITDSVRTEGPGVLYKGLAINCVRAFPVNMSVFAMYEVVIRLLRPSA; from the exons ATGCATTGCGCCGACTTTCTCGCTGGTTCTGTTGGAG GGGCCTTTGGTGTTGCAGTTGGGTACCCTTTAGATACAGTCAAG GTGAGGATTCAAACGCAACACCAGTACACGGGAGTTTGGCATTGTATTCGCTCTACATGCAAGAATGAAGGG GCGAAGGGTTTCTACAAAGGCATGTCCATGCCAGTCACCACCGTTTCCCTGAGCTCTTCTGTGGTGTTTGGGACCTACAGGAATATCCTCCAAATCCTGGGTCAGCTACGACATAGGAGTGTGGATGCTCGACCGGCCAAGCTGGATATCTTCCTCTCTGGGCTTGCTGGAGGGGTTGCGCAG GTGTCTGTGATGTCCCCGGCGGACATTGTGAAGGTGCGTCTGCAATGTCAGGGGGTTCCCATGCAGGGGCACGCTGCCGGGTCGCCGAGGCCCAAGTACCGGGGACCAGTGCACTGCCTGCTGACCATCGCCCGGGAGGAGGGGGTTCTGGGGCTGTACAAGGGAGCCCAGGCACTTGCTCTGAGAGATGGCCCTGCGTTCGCCACCTACTTCACCACCTACAATGTCATCTGTGAGAAGCTGTCCCCCCCGGGGCAGACCAGGCCAG AGTGGAAGGTGGTCCTGCTGGCCGGGGGTCTATCGGGCACATGTGGCTGGTTTGTCGGCACTCCCATGGACGTGATCAAGGCCCGTCTCCAGATGGACTGGATGGGGGAGAGGCGGTACAAGGGCTTCTTCCACTGCATCACGGACAGCGTACGCACAGAGGGGCCGGGTGTGCTCTACAAGGGGCTGGCCATCAACTGCGTGCGGGCCTTTCCGGTCAACATGTCTGTGTTTGCCATGTATGAAGTAGTGATCCGCCTGCTCAGACCCTCAGCCTAG
- the slc25a47b gene encoding solute carrier family 25 member 47-B isoform X3, whose protein sequence is MKGNILQILGQLRHRSVDARPAKLDIFLSGLAGGVAQVSVMSPADIVKVRLQCQGVPMQGHAAGSPRPKYRGPVHCLLTIAREEGVLGLYKGAQALALRDGPAFATYFTTYNVICEKLSPPGQTRPEWKVVLLAGGLSGTCGWFVGTPMDVIKARLQMDWMGERRYKGFFHCITDSVRTEGPGVLYKGLAINCVRAFPVNMSVFAMYEVVIRLLRPSA, encoded by the exons ATGAAGGG GAATATCCTCCAAATCCTGGGTCAGCTACGACATAGGAGTGTGGATGCTCGACCGGCCAAGCTGGATATCTTCCTCTCTGGGCTTGCTGGAGGGGTTGCGCAG GTGTCTGTGATGTCCCCGGCGGACATTGTGAAGGTGCGTCTGCAATGTCAGGGGGTTCCCATGCAGGGGCACGCTGCCGGGTCGCCGAGGCCCAAGTACCGGGGACCAGTGCACTGCCTGCTGACCATCGCCCGGGAGGAGGGGGTTCTGGGGCTGTACAAGGGAGCCCAGGCACTTGCTCTGAGAGATGGCCCTGCGTTCGCCACCTACTTCACCACCTACAATGTCATCTGTGAGAAGCTGTCCCCCCCGGGGCAGACCAGGCCAG AGTGGAAGGTGGTCCTGCTGGCCGGGGGTCTATCGGGCACATGTGGCTGGTTTGTCGGCACTCCCATGGACGTGATCAAGGCCCGTCTCCAGATGGACTGGATGGGGGAGAGGCGGTACAAGGGCTTCTTCCACTGCATCACGGACAGCGTACGCACAGAGGGGCCGGGTGTGCTCTACAAGGGGCTGGCCATCAACTGCGTGCGGGCCTTTCCGGTCAACATGTCTGTGTTTGCCATGTATGAAGTAGTGATCCGCCTGCTCAGACCCTCAGCCTAG
- the slc25a47b gene encoding solute carrier family 25 member 47-B isoform X2, giving the protein MSMPVTTVSLSSSVVFGTYRNILQILGQLRHRSVDARPAKLDIFLSGLAGGVAQVSVMSPADIVKVRLQCQGVPMQGHAAGSPRPKYRGPVHCLLTIAREEGVLGLYKGAQALALRDGPAFATYFTTYNVICEKLSPPGQTRPEWKVVLLAGGLSGTCGWFVGTPMDVIKARLQMDWMGERRYKGFFHCITDSVRTEGPGVLYKGLAINCVRAFPVNMSVFAMYEVVIRLLRPSA; this is encoded by the exons ATGTCCATGCCAGTCACCACCGTTTCCCTGAGCTCTTCTGTGGTGTTTGGGACCTACAGGAATATCCTCCAAATCCTGGGTCAGCTACGACATAGGAGTGTGGATGCTCGACCGGCCAAGCTGGATATCTTCCTCTCTGGGCTTGCTGGAGGGGTTGCGCAG GTGTCTGTGATGTCCCCGGCGGACATTGTGAAGGTGCGTCTGCAATGTCAGGGGGTTCCCATGCAGGGGCACGCTGCCGGGTCGCCGAGGCCCAAGTACCGGGGACCAGTGCACTGCCTGCTGACCATCGCCCGGGAGGAGGGGGTTCTGGGGCTGTACAAGGGAGCCCAGGCACTTGCTCTGAGAGATGGCCCTGCGTTCGCCACCTACTTCACCACCTACAATGTCATCTGTGAGAAGCTGTCCCCCCCGGGGCAGACCAGGCCAG AGTGGAAGGTGGTCCTGCTGGCCGGGGGTCTATCGGGCACATGTGGCTGGTTTGTCGGCACTCCCATGGACGTGATCAAGGCCCGTCTCCAGATGGACTGGATGGGGGAGAGGCGGTACAAGGGCTTCTTCCACTGCATCACGGACAGCGTACGCACAGAGGGGCCGGGTGTGCTCTACAAGGGGCTGGCCATCAACTGCGTGCGGGCCTTTCCGGTCAACATGTCTGTGTTTGCCATGTATGAAGTAGTGATCCGCCTGCTCAGACCCTCAGCCTAG
- the slc25a47b gene encoding solute carrier family 25 member 47-B isoform X4 → MSPADIVKVRLQCQGVPMQGHAAGSPRPKYRGPVHCLLTIAREEGVLGLYKGAQALALRDGPAFATYFTTYNVICEKLSPPGQTRPEWKVVLLAGGLSGTCGWFVGTPMDVIKARLQMDWMGERRYKGFFHCITDSVRTEGPGVLYKGLAINCVRAFPVNMSVFAMYEVVIRLLRPSA, encoded by the exons ATGTCCCCGGCGGACATTGTGAAGGTGCGTCTGCAATGTCAGGGGGTTCCCATGCAGGGGCACGCTGCCGGGTCGCCGAGGCCCAAGTACCGGGGACCAGTGCACTGCCTGCTGACCATCGCCCGGGAGGAGGGGGTTCTGGGGCTGTACAAGGGAGCCCAGGCACTTGCTCTGAGAGATGGCCCTGCGTTCGCCACCTACTTCACCACCTACAATGTCATCTGTGAGAAGCTGTCCCCCCCGGGGCAGACCAGGCCAG AGTGGAAGGTGGTCCTGCTGGCCGGGGGTCTATCGGGCACATGTGGCTGGTTTGTCGGCACTCCCATGGACGTGATCAAGGCCCGTCTCCAGATGGACTGGATGGGGGAGAGGCGGTACAAGGGCTTCTTCCACTGCATCACGGACAGCGTACGCACAGAGGGGCCGGGTGTGCTCTACAAGGGGCTGGCCATCAACTGCGTGCGGGCCTTTCCGGTCAACATGTCTGTGTTTGCCATGTATGAAGTAGTGATCCGCCTGCTCAGACCCTCAGCCTAG
- the LOC132458239 gene encoding tryptophan--tRNA ligase, cytoplasmic-like codes for MELYEQLTAQGDKVRSLKTAKADKADVDAAIQLLLKLKVDYKEVTGQDYKAGCPPSGTAVSNDRQSENGAEEDTVDPWNVATNSAKGVDYDKLIVRFGSSKIDQELVDRIEKVSGQKPHRFLRRGIFFSHRDMNQVLDAYEKQKSFYLYTGRGPSSQAMHVGHLIPFVFTKWLQDVFDIPLVIQLTDDEKYLWKDLSLEDCHRFAEENAKDIIACGFDVNKTFIFSDLDYMGSSPEFYRNVVKVQKHVTFNQVKGIFGFSDSDCIGKISFPAIQAAPAFSSSFPQIFKGRKDVQCLIPCAIDQDPYFRMTRDVAPRIGYPKPALLHSTFFPALQGAQTKMSASDANSSIFLTDTPKQIKNKVNKHAFSGGKDTIEEHREQGGNPDIDVAFMYLTFFMEDDEQLEKIRQDYTSGTLLTGELKKMLIETLQPMITAHQENRKNVTDEMVKQFMTPRPLNFNF; via the exons ATGGAGCTCTATGAACAACTAACGGCCCAAGGGGACAAAGTCAGATCCTTGAAAACCGCTAAGGCTGACAAA GCAGATGTTGACGCAGCCATCCAGCTGTTACTGAAGTTGAAAGTGGACTACAAAGAAGTAACCGGTCAGGACTACAAAGCAGGGTGTCCGCCCTCAGGAACGGCTGTTAGTAACGACAGGCAATCAGAAAATGGTGCCGAGGAGGATACTGTGGATCCCTGGAACGTCGCCACGAatagtgccaaaggagtggacTACGATAAACTCATAG TGAGATTTGGCAGCAGTAAGATTGACCAGGAACTGGTGGACAGAATTGAGAAGGTGTCGGGACAGAAACCCCACCGCTTCCTACGAAGGGGGATCTTCTTTTCCCACAG AGATATGAATCAGGTCCTGGACGCCTACGAGAAGCAGAAGTCCTTCTACCTGTACACCGGTAGAGGCCCCTCGTCACAGGCCATGCATGTAGGACATCTGATTCCCTTCGTTTTCACCAA ATGGCTACAGGATGTGTTCGACATCCCTCTGGTGATCCAGTTAACGGACGATGAGAAGTACCTGTGGAAGGACCTCTCGCTAGAGGACTGCCACCGCTTCGCCGAGGAGAATGCCAAGGACATCATCGCGTGCGGCTTCGACGTGAACAAGACCTTCATCTTCTCCGACCTCGACTACATGGG TTCATCCCCAGAGTTTTATAGAAATGTGGTTAAGGTTCAGAAGCATGTTACCTTCAATCAAGTCAAAGGCATCTTTGGATTTTCTGACAGTGACTGCATCG GGAAAATCAGCTTCCCAGCCATCCAGGCCGCACCGGCCTTCAGTAGTTCTTTCCCACAAATCTTCAAAGGACGGAAGGATGTTCAATGTCTCATCCCGTGTGCCATTGACCAG GACCCCTACTTCAGGATGACCCGTGACGTGGCCCCCCGGATTGGCTATCCTAAACCCGCCCTATTGCATTCCACCTTCTTCCCTGCCCTGCAAGGGGCCCAGACCAAGATGAGCGCCAGTGACGCCAACTCCTCCATCTTCCTCACAGACACCCCAAAGCAGATCAAAAATAAG GTAAACAAGCACGCATTCTCTGGAGGAAAAGACACAATCGAGGAACACAGGGAGCAAGGTGGTAACCCAGACATTGACGTCGCCTTCATGTACCTCACCTTCTTCATGGAGGATGACGAACAGCTGGAGAAGATCAGACAG GACTACACCAGTGGTACTTTGTTGACAGGAGAGTTGAAGAAGATGTTGATTGAGACGCTCCAGCCAATGATCACAGCCCATCAAGAGAACCGCAAAAATGTCACGGACGAAATGGTCAAACAATTTATGACCCCCAGACCGTTAAATTTTAACTTTTAG
- the wdr25 gene encoding WD repeat-containing protein 25 — protein sequence MESLVDYEDSDSDCESSNTLGCSRQLKQNQDMTVSRPLGLKPTESHPENIHWTSRHGRIPSVRTDFGSALVKSHISTEGLPALPEGHIGWERQYTPSYTDKPLLNISSRVAIASPDSLEKTTSQQTSSGPSQIIRHKSSDTVKRPQHVSSGIRPYISKRQRLGPTSASGDMSSKQSVEEASTKQTRCVLRLSEVCERVKPYLLEKPGAAGIPRRLLRGLEGHEGPVNTIHWCPVAQLSHLLLSASMDKKVKVWDAVESGQCLGVYPCHAEAVRDACWTPCGRRFLSGSFDNKAAITDVETGQQLVKVDNQFKVMCVALQPSDEHVFLCGGYSPVVKAWDARVSKAVKLYSASIQQTLAILFLKGGREFITSTDSVSRDSAERTLIAWDYQTTARLSNQIFHERYTCPGLALHPTGDCFLAQTNGNYMAVFSSQRPYRMNKRRRYEGHKVEGYAVQCELSADGTVLATGSSSGSAHFYDYQSTRMLHTLCAHRQPCLRVAQHPVLPSTAATCDWGGGVKVWH from the exons ATGGAGTCACTGGTGGATTATGAAGATTCCGACTCGGATTGCGAGTCTTCTAACACACTGGGCTGTAGCAGACAATTGAAACAAAATCAGGACATGACGGTTTCGCGTCCCCTTGGGCTTAAACCCACCGAATCACACCCTGAGAATATTCATTGGACATCAAGACATGGCAGAATTCCCTCAGTACGGACGGATTTCGGTTCAGCCCTTGTTAAAAGTCACATCTCTACAGAAGGCCTACCTGCACTGCCTGAGGGCCACATTGGCTGGGAAAGACAATATACCCCTTCTTACACGGATAAACCATTACTGAACATTTCTTCTAGAGTAGCCATTGCTTCGCCAGATTCGCTTGAAAAGACAACCTCACAACAAACCTCCTCTGGGCCATCCCAAATCATCAGACACAAATCCTCAGACACTGTTAAAAGACCCCAGCATGTGTCCTCTGGGATCCGGCCCTACATCTCAAAGCGACAGAGACTTGGGCCTACCTCTGCATCCGGGGATATGTCCTCAAAGCAGTCGGTCGAGGAGGCTTCCACAAAACAGACCAGATGTGTCCTGAGGCTTTCAGAGGTGTGTGAGAGGGTCAAACCGTACCTTCTTGAAAAGCCGGGAGCTGCGGGCATCCCAAGGAGGCTCCTGAGGGGTCTGGAGGGTCACGAGGGCCCGGTGAACACAATCCACTGGTGTCCAGTGGCCCAGCTCAGTCACCTGCTCCTGTCTGCCTCCATGGACAAGAAAGTGAAG GTTTGGGATGCAGTGGAGAGCGGCCAGTGTCTTGGGGTGTATCCGTGCCACGCCGAGGCGGTGCGGGACGCCTGCTGGACCCCCTGCGGGCGCCGCTTCCTCTCGGGCTCCTTCGACAACAAGGCGGCCATCACGGATGTGGAGACAG GGCAGCAGCTGGTGAAGGTGGACAACCAGTTCAAGGTGATGTGTGTGGCGCTCCAGCCCAGCGATGAGCACGTGTTCCTGTGTGGAGGCTACAGTCCCGTCGTCAAGGCCTGGGACGCTCGCGTGTCCAAG GCGGTGAAGTTGTACAGTGCGAGCATCCAGCAGACCTTGGCCATCTTGTTCCTGAAGGGCGGGCGCGAGTTCATCACCAGCACGGACTCTGTGAGCCGGGACTCGGCTGAGCGCACCCTCATCGCCTGGGACTACCAGACGACGGCCCGGCTGTCCAACCAAATATTCCAC GAGAGGTACACCTGCCCAGGCCTGGCTCTCCATCCTACAGGGGACTGCTTCTTGGCCCAGACCAATGGGAATTACATGGCCGTTTTCTCCTCCCAGAGGCCCTATAGGATGAACAAGAGGCGGCGCTATGAAGGACACAAG gtagaGGGCTACGCCGTGCAGTGCGAGCTCTCTGCGGACGGAACCGTCCTCGCCACCGGCAGCTCCTCAGGCTCCGCCCACTTCTACGACTACCAGAGCACCCGCATGCTGCACACGCTGTGCGCCCACAGACAGCCCTGCCTGCGGGTGGCCCAGCACCCTGTGCTGCCGTCCACCGCCGCCACCTGCGACTGGGGCGGCGGGGTCAAGGTGTGGCACTGA